One Brumimicrobium sp. DNA window includes the following coding sequences:
- the plsY gene encoding glycerol-3-phosphate 1-O-acyltransferase PlsY yields MDFILFGILAYLIGSIPTAVWIGRLKYGVDIREQGSKNAGATNTFRVLGKKAGIFVLSIDILKGLVAVLLPFIFNSYAWNNDHLIHLKIVAGIMAVVGHIFPIYVGFKGGKGVATSLGIIIGIHPLAAIVIAMVFLIVFITSNYVSLSSICAATTFPIAVNLLFHNENMILAIFSIVIALTVVSLHHQNIKRLLQGNESKMNLFKKKS; encoded by the coding sequence ATGGATTTTATATTATTTGGAATACTGGCTTATTTAATTGGCTCTATCCCTACAGCTGTTTGGATAGGACGTCTAAAATATGGTGTGGATATACGTGAACAAGGCAGCAAAAATGCTGGGGCCACCAATACCTTCCGTGTATTAGGGAAAAAAGCTGGGATTTTTGTGCTAAGTATTGATATTCTTAAAGGATTAGTTGCTGTTTTGCTTCCTTTCATTTTCAATTCGTACGCTTGGAATAATGATCATCTTATTCATCTAAAAATTGTGGCAGGAATCATGGCCGTTGTGGGCCATATATTCCCAATTTATGTTGGCTTTAAAGGTGGAAAAGGGGTGGCTACTTCATTAGGAATAATTATTGGAATACATCCATTAGCCGCTATAGTAATTGCAATGGTTTTTTTGATTGTTTTCATTACTTCAAACTATGTTTCTCTCAGTTCGATATGCGCTGCAACTACCTTTCCTATTGCTGTAAATCTTCTTTTTCACAATGAAAATATGATCCTAGCTATTTTTAGTATTGTAATTGCTTTAACCGTGGTTTCTTTACACCATCAAAATATTAAAAGACTTTTACAAGGAAATGAGAGTAAGATGAACCTTTTTAAGAAAAAATCGTAA